The genomic region tgcgttcactATGGCCATCAGTCTGAGGATGAAAAGCAGTGCTAATATGCAATTGTGTACCCAACTCTTCTTGAAAATTTCTCCAGAAGCGAGAAGTGAAACGGGTATCTCTATCAGAAACAATGGAAATCGGAACTCCATGTCTAGCAACCACTTCTCGAAGATAGATTTTTGACAAAACTTCAGAAGACGATGACTTTTTAATCGGTAAGAATAATCCACTTTTTgttaatctatcaacaatcacccaaattgcATCATATTGTCGAGAAGTTTTTGGCAATTTCGTGATCAAATCCATGGTGATTTGTTCCCACTTCCATACTGGTATTTCTAAAGGTTGGAGTTTTCCGTATGGCtgttgatgttctgctttaacctgtAAACATGTAACACAATTTTGAACGTACTTCACTATATCTCGTTTCATACCAGGCCACCAGTAATCACGCttcagatctttgtacatctttgttgctccgggatgaatagaatattttgaTTTATGAGCACCTTCCAATAACATTTGCTTGACTCCTCCCGTTTTAGGAATCCAGATTCTTCCATATCGAGTTCTTAAGCCTCGAGTGTCTTCAACTAACTCTTCAACCTGTCCTTTAATTCGTTCAGCCTTAACATTCTGAGGTTCTAATGGCCTTATTTGTGCATTTCGAATCTCATCAATAATTGTAGAAGTAAATACCATGGCTAAACAATTAACTTTCAAAGAAGTATGACTCGTCTTCCTACTAAGATCATCAGCGACAACATTAGCTTTTCCTGGGTGGTATAAGATATCGCAATCATAATCTTTAACCAAATCTAACCATCTTCTTTGTCGGTTATTAAGATCATGCTGGTCAAAGAAATATTTTAAATTACTATGATCAGTGTAGATATCAaatttaacaccataaagataatgccgCCATATCTTCAAAGCAAAAACCACGACAGCTAGCTCTAGATCATGTGTTGGATAGTTCTTTTCATACGGTTTCAATTGTCAGGAAGCATATGCAATGACTTTTcctctttgcataagaacacatccTAACCCTCGCttggaggcatcacaatatactacCATGTCTTCATTGCCCTCTGGTAGTACCAATATAGGAGCTTGAACTAACTTTTCTTTTAATAGTTGAAAACCCGCTTCTTGTTTATCTTCCCATTTCCACTGCacattctttcttgtcaatttgGTTAAAGGAGTTGCAATTTTTGAGAAGTCTTGAATAAATCGACGGTAATAACCCACCAAACCCAAGAAACTCCTTACCTCTGTAGGACTTGATGGTGAGTCCCACTTAAGTACAGCTTCAACTTTCGAGGGATCCACTTGAATGCCATCGACATTaataacgtgaccaagaaattgcacctctcgaagccaaaactcgcatttagaCAATTTGGCATAATGTTTCTCTCGTCTCAATGTTTCTAACATTTGCTTTAAATGCCTCGCGTGATCCTCTTTGCTTcttgaataaataaggatgtcatcaataaatacaatcacTCATTTATCAAGCATCAGATGACAGACTTTGTTCATCATATCCATGAAAgctgcaggtgcattggttaacccaaacggcataactacgaattcatagTGACCATACCTCGTACGAAAGGTTGTCTTCGGTATGTCTTCTTCTCTTACCTTTAACTGATGATACcctgatcttaaatcaatcttagaaaagAAATTAGCTCCCTGCAATTGGtcgaacaaatcatcaatcctaggtaaAGGATACCTAttcttgatggttactttgttcaactctcgatagtctatacacatcctcatTGTACCATACTTTTTATTCCCAAATagtacaggagctccccacggtgaactaCTTGGGCGAATAAAGCCCTTATCAAGCAGCTCTTGCAATTGATTCATCATTTCTTGCATTTCAGTTGGGGCTAATCTATATGGATTTTTAGCAACAGGAGCTGACCCGGGCATTAAGTAAATTCGAAACTCCACTTGCCTGTCAGGCGGAATACCTGGTAGTTCTTACGAAAATACATCCGAAAATTCATTAACAACTGGTATATCTCTCAAGTCTTTTACAACCTTTGTATTGTCTATCACGTGTGCAAGAAAGGCCTTGCAACCGTGTGACAAATACCGTTTAGCTTTAGCATAAGTACACACCGAAATGACGCACCTTGCCTGCTCTCCATAAACATTGATAATCTTCCCACTTGGTGATTGTACTCGTACCATCTTCTTATAACATAAAATTTCCCCTTTGTTCTtccctaaccaatccattccaacaatAACATGAAATTCTCCTATGTGCATAggaattaagtcaattttaaacatttcatcaTCAATCTCAAAATTGCATCCTTCATATACATCACTCACAATAACCAATTTATCATCAGCAATCTCTACCTCTAAAGGATTCTCTAATTTAGTAAGAGGAATGTCAAACAACTTGCAAAAACTCAATGATACAAATGATCTAGTAGCTCCGGAGTCAAATAGGACATGTGCAGGTATAGAGTTGACAGGGAAGGTACCTGTGACCACGTCATAAGACTCCTTCGCCTCTTCTGTCGTAATTTGATAAGCTCGGGTCTTCGGTTTTTTCCCACTAGAACCAACCTTCTTTCCTGCAGACTTTCTTTGTTCATTCCTTTTCTGATCCTCCAACCATTTAGGGCAATTAGCCTGTATGTGATCATCCTTGTAGCAATAATAACACAATCTATAAGAGCTCTGACAGTTAGCTGCATAATGCCCGGTCTTCCCACAACGATAGCAAACATTACTACCAAACCTACACTCTCCCAAATGTTTCCTACCACACTTACCACATTGTGGAAATTCTTTCTCATCTCTTCTACTAGTTGGTTGATAAGACGGGCAGTGAAACACTTGCAATCCTGCTCCAAGTTTGGACTTCTTTGATTGAGTTGATTGGGGAGTCGAAAATGCATGTTCAACTTTACGTTTTCCTTCCGCCTCAGTTGCCTTTTTCTGTAACTCTTGTTCTCGTTTCAAGGCCCGATTCATTATTTTAGGAAGGGTATCATGTACTTCTGGGTCTATAAACTCCCGGATTTCCAAATTCAGACATTGAAGGTAGTGATCTTTCAACAATTTAGGATCTCCTGTATACTCTTGAAAGAAACGGGACTTATCGTTGAACACTCCTGTTAATTCAGTAACAGACATTATCCCCTGTTGAAGATCAAGAAACTCTCTCCATAACTTATCAGTCTCAGCTTTAGGCGCGAACTTCTCGGTAAACATCTCCCTGAACGTCTTCCAAGGGAACTTCAACGCTACCTCAAACCCATAAGTTTTCACCTGTATATCCTACCATTCATGTGCTCGTCCCTTCATTTGATGGGCCGCAAacattactttcaatctttctggACATTCGCAAATCATAAACGTCTCTTCAATTTCGTCAATCCATCTCATACTAGTGAGAGGATTCACTTCTCCATGAAATTCGGGTGGTTTGCAATTAGAAAAGTTTTTATAATCGAACCGCTCCTTTTCTCTATCAAAAGCACGACCGGCTTCTTGTAATTCAGCTCCTCCCAAGGGAGCCTTTAGGATAGGATACCTTTCTTCCAAGGCTTCAAACTTTGCATCAATTAATTTCTCCATTTGTGACAAAAGTGTAGGACCGAACTTTTCAAGAGCCCGCCCTATTTGTCCACCTACAGAATCTTTATCATATTGTCCTGTTTCCTCATTAATATTCTCCTGATGAGGAGGAGAGTGCTCGAGCGATTCTTCTACTGGTTTCTTGCTCGGATCTCCATCTCCCTCTTTAGAAGTTGCAGATTCCATTACTGAAAATTATAGCATATTagacttctatttttttttttttaaatatatcataTCATCTACAACTAACTATTAAGGATAAACCCCACCTTTTCCTTCCTATACTTGATAATCCCGAACCGTCAATATGACTTATtacaatataatcacgttggccaggcgTCACTATATTATACCAAGTCCATATGTCTTGTCCGACAATACCAAATACATTCGGGTCTAGGTATGATCTACAACTTAATATcgcataatcaacaattaaattctACCAAAATACTTAAAATATTTTATCACGTAACATTCATAAAGATTGCCTAAACTTTCATATATGTGTATAAACAACTTCACATATAAAGTCTATTCTAAGCATGCCATGTAtaaggtttaagcctagataatcctatAGTGGATTACCCAAGTCTCTTaaaccaccgatctgataccaacttgAAACGCCCTTAAAACgccattttttttttgaaactacATACACACTTTAATAACAACCATTAACTAACTTGCTTTCACTTTACATATCAAGTTCAAAATATTATTATCGTATCACTTTTACATTTTCAACACCATAcctaaatatatatatcttcaaaagATTACTTCTACATACCCGAAAATATCAGTCGACACTTTCAAAAATCAAACCAAACATAACTTCAAAACATGGGCATCCTTTCAAGCTAGGAATAAGACGGTAATTCAAAAGAGAAACATTGGGTAGCACTTACAATATGCAATCCACTCTAATCTCTAGCTCGTTCTTTTCCTTCTCTATGACCACTTCTTACTTCTTTATCTTTTGTACCTATAAAACATGTCACAACTAACGGATAAGCAAAAGAGCTTAGTGAGTAGTATTAGGAAATCAAATAGGCAACAATTATCATAATCCACATATCATTATAGGCAATCATAGGAATCATAATCCACATATTGATAACATTGGCCAATGTATCCATAATCCATAACATAATCCAAATGATGTCATAAGACATCCATAATTCATACCATAATCCAAATGATCTCATAAGACATCCATAATCCATTTACATATTCCATATGATGCCAAACATAACATAACAACATATCATCATATCAATATGGTTAGTACATGAAAGTAGCTAAACCATCTCGCAATTAGGTGAATATATAAATAATCACCTAACTACGGATCCTATTTAATTCCGCATACAAACTCACCTTCGTTAAACCACTATGGTAGCAATTTGGATATCAACAATAATAAGCATTCAAGTTGAGTTTCTTCCTTCCTTTTTACCTACAATTGCAACATATAGCAACATTTAACATACAAACATAGCCTACACAACATCAAATATAAAAATCAAACATCTATAGTTTAACCTTCTCTACAATTAATTAGCTAGTTACAAACTTCCCAAGCTCTCTTTTACCATTTATCCATATCCTTAATTTAAACAACTAAAGTTATGAATTAGGTTCATATGAAGAACCACAAACTATCCATTACATTACTTATTATTTTCGTCACTAGTTATCATATAAACATACTTAGGTCATTACTACACCTATCTTATTTGTTTTCTCTCAACTTACTCAAATTAGGGTTCATATCAAGAACCCTAACTTGTCGTCAATTTAATAATTTAGGATTCATAAAAACCCTAGCTATTATCtcgatatttatttatttctttactACATGTCATATTTCATATATGTATCATTTTATAGTTACTTTATTCATTTTCCCCAAATTCTTACAATTAGGGTTCATATCAAGAACCCAAATTTGTTTCATTTGCGATAACCATAAATATAGATACATAATTATCTACATActgatacatatacatacacatatactttcatgacccgtcctaatccatctggatgaatacattacatttggttacatcgcg from Rutidosis leptorrhynchoides isolate AG116_Rl617_1_P2 chromosome 9, CSIRO_AGI_Rlap_v1, whole genome shotgun sequence harbors:
- the LOC139868791 gene encoding uncharacterized protein, encoding MFTEKFAPKAETDKLWREFLDLQQGIMSVTELTGVFNDKSRFFQEYTGDPKLLKDHYLQCLNLEIREFIDPEVHDTLPKIMNRALKREQELQKKATEAEGKRKVEHAFSTPQSTQSKKSKLGAGLQVFHCPSYQPTSRRDEKEFPQCGKCGRKHLGECRFGSNVCYRCGKTGHYAANCQSSYRLCYYCYKDDHIQANCPKWLEDQKRNEQRKSAGKKVGSSGKKPKTRAYQITTEEAKESYDVVTGTFPVNSIPAHVLFDSGATRSFVSLSFCKLFDIPLTKLENPLEVEIADDKLVIVSDVYEGCNFEIDDEMFKIDLIPMHIGEFHVIVGMDWLGKNKGEILCYKKMVRVQSPSGKIINVYGEQARCVISVCTYAKAKRYLSHGCKAFLAHVIDNTKVVKDLRDIPVVNEFSDVFS